Proteins from one Flavobacterium sp. N2038 genomic window:
- the secE gene encoding preprotein translocase subunit SecE: protein MTKVTNYLSEAFGELKSNVTWPAWAEVQKLTIVVAVFSILFALATWGVDEFFAKALAGFFNWLKG from the coding sequence ATGACAAAAGTTACGAATTATTTATCAGAGGCTTTCGGAGAGTTAAAGTCAAATGTTACTTGGCCTGCTTGGGCTGAGGTTCAAAAATTGACAATTGTTGTGGCTGTATTTTCGATTCTTTTCGCTTTGGCAACATGGGGAGTAGACGAATTTTTTGCAAAAGCTTTGGCTGGATTTTTTAACTGGTTAAAAGGATAA
- the rpoC gene encoding DNA-directed RNA polymerase subunit beta', giving the protein MMNNRNNKDKNPVKRFNKISIGLASPESILKESRGEVLKPETINYRTHKPERDGLFCERIFGPVKDFECACGKYKRIRYKGIICDRCGVEVTEKKVRRDRVGHINLVVPIAHIWYFRSLPNKIGYILGLPSKKLDMIIYYERYVVIQAGIAKNADGESLQRLDFLTEEEYLNILDTLPQENQYLDDLDPNKFVAKMGAECIMDLLARIDLDELSYQLRHSANNETSKQRKTEALKRLQVVESFRESNLNRENRPEWMIMKVVPVIPPELRPLVPLDGGRFATSDLNDLYRRVIIRNNRLKRLMEIKAPEVILRNEKRMLQESVDSLFDNTRKASAVKTESNRPLKSLSDSLKGKQGRFRQNLLGKRVDYSARSVIVVGPELKLFECGLPKDMASELYKPFVIRKLIERGIVKTVKSAKKIIDKKEPVVWDILENVIKGHPVLLNRAPTLHRLGIQAFQPKLIEGKAIQLHPLVCTAFNADFDGDQMAVHLPLGPEAILEAQLLMLASHNILNPANGAPITVPSQDMVLGLYYMTKERISTEDHIILGQDLTFYSAEEVNIALNEGRLELNARVKIRAKDFNDAGELVYKIIQTTAGRVLFNEVVPEAAGYINDVLTKKNLRDIIGHILSVTDVPTTAAFLDNMKDMGYKFAFRGGLSFSLGDIRIPEQKTKLIADAREQVEGISTNYNMGLITNNERYNQVIDVWTSANAQLTELAMKNIREDQQGFNSVYMMLDSGARGSKEQIRQLTGMRGLMAKPKKSTAGGGEIIENPILSNFKEGLSILEYFISTHGARKGLADTALKTADAGYLTRRLHDVSQDVIVNIEDCGTLRGVEVAALKKNEEIVESLGERILGRVALQDVINPLTNEVLVQSGQQITEAIMRTIEASPIEKVEVRSPLTCEALKGICAKCYGRNLATGKMTQRGEAVGVIAAQSIGEPGTQLTLRTFHVGGVAGGISEESSIVTRFAGRLEIEDLKTVKGEDSEGNAVDIVVSRSTELKLVDEKTGIVLNTHNIPYGSSIFVKDGEAVAKGTVICKWDPYNGVIVSEFTGKIAYEDLEQGQSFMVEIDEQTGFQEKVISEARNKKLIPTLLVYGKEGELIRSYNLPVGAHLMVENGEKIKAGKVLVKIPRRSSKAGDITGGLPRITELLEARNPSNPAVVSEIDGVVSFGKIKRGNREIVIESKFGEIKKYLVKLSSQILVQENDFVRAGVPLSDGAITPDDILRIQGPAAVQQYLVNEIQEVYRLQGVKINDKHFEVVIRQMMRKVRVQDPGDTLFLEDQLIHTKDFIVQNDKLYGMKVVEDAGDSSVLKPGQIISPRELRDENSLLKRNDKNLVVARDVITATATPVLQGITRASLQTKSFISAASFQETTKVLNEAAVAGKVDDLEGLKENVIVGHRIPAGTGMREYDNTIVGSKDDYNEMMANKEEYIY; this is encoded by the coding sequence ATGATGAATAACAGAAACAATAAAGATAAGAATCCAGTAAAAAGATTTAACAAAATCTCTATTGGATTGGCTTCACCAGAATCTATCCTGAAAGAATCAAGAGGAGAGGTTTTAAAGCCGGAAACAATTAACTATAGAACTCACAAACCAGAGCGTGACGGACTTTTCTGCGAAAGAATCTTCGGACCAGTAAAAGATTTCGAATGTGCTTGTGGTAAGTATAAAAGAATTCGTTACAAAGGTATCATTTGCGACCGTTGTGGTGTTGAAGTTACTGAGAAAAAAGTACGTCGTGACAGAGTAGGACACATCAACCTTGTTGTGCCAATCGCTCACATTTGGTATTTCCGTTCTCTTCCAAACAAAATTGGTTATATCCTTGGTCTTCCATCTAAGAAATTAGATATGATCATTTACTACGAAAGATACGTAGTAATTCAGGCTGGTATTGCTAAAAATGCAGATGGAGAATCTTTACAAAGATTAGATTTCTTAACTGAAGAAGAATATTTGAATATTTTAGATACTCTTCCGCAAGAAAATCAATATTTAGATGATTTAGATCCTAATAAATTTGTTGCCAAAATGGGAGCAGAGTGTATTATGGATTTATTAGCTCGTATCGACTTAGATGAGTTGTCTTACCAATTGAGACACAGTGCTAATAATGAAACATCTAAACAACGTAAAACTGAAGCTTTAAAAAGATTACAAGTTGTTGAGTCTTTCCGTGAGTCTAACTTAAACCGTGAAAATCGTCCTGAGTGGATGATTATGAAAGTGGTTCCTGTTATCCCACCGGAATTACGTCCGCTTGTGCCACTTGATGGAGGTCGTTTTGCAACTTCAGATTTAAATGACTTATACCGTCGTGTAATCATCCGTAACAACCGTTTGAAAAGATTAATGGAGATTAAAGCTCCTGAAGTTATCTTAAGAAACGAAAAACGTATGTTACAGGAATCTGTAGATTCATTATTTGATAACACTCGTAAAGCTTCTGCTGTTAAAACAGAATCAAACAGACCACTAAAATCATTATCTGATTCCTTAAAAGGTAAGCAAGGACGTTTCCGTCAAAACTTACTTGGAAAACGTGTGGATTATTCTGCTCGTTCGGTAATTGTTGTTGGTCCTGAATTAAAATTATTCGAATGTGGATTGCCAAAAGATATGGCATCTGAGTTATACAAACCTTTCGTTATCCGTAAATTGATTGAAAGAGGTATTGTAAAAACAGTAAAATCTGCTAAGAAAATAATTGACAAAAAAGAGCCTGTAGTTTGGGATATCCTTGAAAATGTAATTAAAGGTCACCCGGTATTACTTAACCGTGCTCCTACTTTGCACAGACTTGGTATCCAGGCATTCCAGCCAAAATTAATTGAAGGAAAAGCGATCCAGTTACACCCATTAGTATGTACGGCATTCAACGCCGATTTCGATGGGGATCAGATGGCAGTTCACTTACCATTAGGACCAGAGGCTATTTTAGAGGCACAATTATTAATGTTGGCTTCTCACAATATTCTTAACCCTGCAAATGGTGCTCCAATTACTGTACCTTCTCAGGATATGGTCTTGGGTCTATACTATATGACCAAAGAACGTATTTCTACAGAAGATCACATTATTTTAGGTCAGGATTTGACTTTCTATTCTGCTGAAGAAGTAAATATTGCATTAAACGAAGGAAGATTAGAATTGAATGCTCGTGTAAAAATTAGAGCTAAAGATTTTAATGACGCTGGAGAATTAGTGTACAAAATTATTCAAACAACTGCAGGACGTGTATTATTTAACGAAGTAGTACCTGAAGCAGCTGGATATATCAATGACGTATTGACTAAGAAAAACCTTAGAGATATTATTGGACACATTTTAAGTGTGACTGATGTACCTACAACGGCAGCTTTCTTGGATAATATGAAAGATATGGGTTATAAATTCGCATTTAGAGGAGGTTTATCATTCTCTTTAGGTGATATTAGAATTCCAGAACAAAAAACTAAGTTAATTGCAGATGCCAGAGAGCAAGTTGAAGGTATCTCAACTAACTATAACATGGGTCTTATCACAAATAACGAGCGTTACAACCAAGTTATTGACGTATGGACTTCAGCAAATGCGCAGTTAACAGAATTAGCAATGAAAAATATTAGAGAAGACCAACAAGGTTTCAACTCTGTATATATGATGCTTGACTCTGGGGCGAGGGGTTCTAAGGAACAGATTCGTCAGTTAACTGGTATGCGTGGTTTGATGGCTAAGCCTAAAAAATCTACTGCTGGTGGTGGTGAGATTATTGAAAACCCGATTCTTTCTAACTTTAAGGAAGGTCTTTCGATCCTTGAGTACTTTATTTCGACTCACGGTGCTCGTAAAGGTCTTGCGGATACGGCTCTTAAAACGGCCGATGCTGGTTACTTGACAAGAAGGCTTCATGACGTTTCTCAAGATGTTATTGTTAACATCGAAGATTGTGGAACTTTAAGAGGTGTTGAAGTTGCTGCTTTGAAGAAAAATGAGGAAATTGTTGAATCTTTAGGAGAAAGAATTTTAGGACGTGTTGCATTGCAAGATGTTATTAATCCTCTTACTAATGAAGTTCTAGTTCAATCTGGACAACAAATTACTGAAGCAATTATGAGAACTATCGAAGCTTCTCCAATTGAAAAAGTAGAGGTTAGATCTCCATTAACTTGTGAAGCTTTAAAAGGTATTTGTGCGAAATGTTACGGTAGAAATTTAGCTACCGGAAAAATGACACAAAGAGGTGAAGCTGTCGGAGTTATTGCAGCTCAGTCTATTGGAGAGCCAGGTACACAGTTAACACTTCGTACGTTCCACGTTGGAGGGGTTGCCGGAGGTATCTCTGAAGAGTCTAGTATTGTTACAAGATTTGCTGGTAGACTTGAGATTGAAGATTTAAAAACTGTTAAAGGTGAAGACAGCGAAGGTAATGCAGTAGATATCGTAGTATCACGTTCAACTGAATTAAAATTAGTTGATGAGAAAACTGGAATCGTCTTAAATACACATAACATTCCTTACGGTTCTAGTATCTTTGTTAAAGATGGTGAAGCTGTGGCAAAAGGAACTGTAATCTGTAAGTGGGATCCATATAATGGTGTAATTGTTTCTGAGTTTACTGGTAAGATTGCTTACGAGGATTTAGAGCAAGGACAATCATTCATGGTGGAGATCGATGAGCAGACTGGTTTCCAGGAAAAAGTAATTTCTGAGGCTAGAAACAAGAAATTAATCCCAACTTTATTAGTTTATGGTAAAGAAGGTGAATTGATTCGTTCTTACAACTTACCAGTAGGTGCACACTTAATGGTTGAAAATGGTGAGAAAATTAAAGCAGGTAAAGTATTAGTAAAAATCCCACGTCGTTCTTCTAAAGCAGGCGATATCACGGGAGGTTTACCAAGAATTACTGAGCTTTTAGAGGCTCGTAACCCTTCAAACCCAGCAGTTGTATCTGAAATTGATGGTGTTGTATCTTTCGGAAAAATCAAAAGAGGTAACCGTGAGATCGTTATCGAATCTAAATTTGGTGAAATTAAAAAGTATTTAGTTAAACTTTCTAGCCAAATCTTAGTACAAGAAAATGACTTCGTAAGAGCGGGAGTTCCATTGTCTGATGGTGCAATTACACCAGATGACATCTTGAGAATTCAAGGTCCGGCTGCTGTTCAACAGTACTTGGTAAATGAAATTCAAGAGGTTTACCGTTTACAAGGGGTAAAAATTAATGACAAGCACTTTGAGGTAGTTATTCGTCAAATGATGCGTAAAGTAAGAGTTCAGGATCCAGGTGATACTTTATTCTTAGAGGATCAATTAATTCACACTAAAGATTTCATCGTTCAAAACGATAAATTATACGGTATGAAAGTAGTTGAAGATGCTGGAGATTCTTCAGTATTGAAACCAGGTCAGATAATTTCTCCTCGTGAATTACGTGATGAGAATTCATTATTGAAACGAAATGATAAAAATCTTGTTGTAGCAAGAGATGTAATTACTGCAACTGCAACGCCAGTTTTACAAGGTATTACAAGAGCTTCGTTACAAACTAAATCATTCATTTCTGCTGCTTCTTTCCAGGAGACAACAAAAGTACTTAACGAAGCTGCTGTAGCTGGTAAAGTAGATGATTTAGAAGGATTAAAAGAAAATGTAATTGTTGGACACAGAATTCCTGCAGGAACTGGTATGAGAGAATACGATAATACAATCGTAGGATCTAAAGATGATTACAATGAAATGATGGCTAATAAAGAAGAATATATTTATTAA
- the rplL gene encoding 50S ribosomal protein L7/L12: MADLKQFAEQLVNLTVKEVNELATILKDEYGIEPAAAAVVVAAGGGEGAAEEAQTEFTVVLKEAGASKLAVVKLVKELTGLGLKEAKDVVDGAPSNVKEGVSKEEAEGLKKSLEEAGAVVELK, encoded by the coding sequence ATGGCAGATTTGAAACAATTCGCAGAACAATTAGTTAACTTAACAGTTAAAGAAGTTAACGAATTAGCAACAATATTAAAAGACGAGTATGGTATCGAGCCTGCTGCTGCAGCTGTAGTAGTTGCTGCTGGTGGTGGAGAAGGTGCTGCTGAAGAAGCACAAACTGAATTTACAGTTGTATTAAAAGAAGCTGGTGCTTCTAAATTAGCAGTTGTAAAATTAGTTAAAGAACTTACAGGTTTAGGTTTGAAAGAAGCTAAAGATGTAGTTGACGGAGCTCCAAGCAACGTTAAAGAAGGTGTTTCTAAAGAAGAGGCTGAAGGTCTTAAAAAATCATTAGAAGAAGCTGGAGCTGTAGTTGAATTAAAATAA
- the nusG gene encoding transcription termination/antitermination protein NusG — MADNNVKKWYVVRAVSGQENKVKAYIETEIARLGMGDYVSQVLVPTEKVVTVKEGKKMSKDKVYFPGYVMIEANLVGEIPHIIKSITSVIGFLGEIKGGEPVPLRLSEVNRMLGKVDELAVNTDTRAIPFNLGETVKVIDGPFNGFNGTVEKINEEKRKLEVMVKIFGRKTPLELSFMQVEKV, encoded by the coding sequence ATGGCAGATAATAATGTGAAAAAATGGTACGTAGTTAGAGCAGTAAGCGGACAAGAGAATAAAGTCAAAGCTTACATCGAAACTGAGATTGCCAGATTAGGTATGGGTGATTATGTTTCCCAAGTTTTAGTACCTACAGAAAAAGTAGTTACTGTAAAAGAAGGAAAGAAAATGTCTAAGGATAAAGTTTATTTCCCTGGATATGTTATGATCGAAGCCAATTTAGTTGGTGAGATACCTCATATTATTAAATCTATTACAAGTGTAATTGGATTTTTAGGAGAGATTAAAGGTGGGGAACCTGTTCCTTTGAGACTTTCTGAAGTAAATAGAATGTTAGGAAAAGTAGATGAGCTTGCGGTAAATACAGATACTCGTGCTATTCCATTCAACTTAGGTGAAACAGTTAAAGTGATCGATGGTCCTTTTAACGGATTTAACGGAACAGTTGAGAAAATAAATGAAGAAAAGCGTAAACTTGAAGTAATGGTTAAGATTTTCGGAAGAAAGACACCATTGGAATTAAGTTTTATGCAAGTTGAAAAAGTATAA
- the rplJ gene encoding 50S ribosomal protein L10 yields the protein MTREEKSIAIENLTAQLAGTNIIYVSDISGLNAETTSNLRRACFKAGIKLEVVKNTLLAKAMEASSTDYGDLPSVLTGNSAIFISDVANAPGKIIKDFRKKSDKPVLKGAFINNEIYIGDNQLDALATIKSKEELLGELIGLLQSPAQRIISALQNKFAGSEEEAEA from the coding sequence ATGACTAGAGAAGAAAAATCAATCGCGATTGAAAATTTAACTGCGCAGTTAGCTGGTACAAATATTATTTATGTATCGGATATTTCTGGATTAAACGCAGAAACGACTTCAAACTTACGTAGAGCTTGTTTTAAAGCAGGTATCAAATTAGAAGTTGTAAAGAACACTTTGCTTGCAAAAGCAATGGAAGCTTCTTCTACTGATTATGGTGATTTACCTTCAGTTTTGACTGGTAATAGTGCTATATTCATTTCTGATGTAGCTAATGCTCCTGGAAAAATTATTAAAGATTTCCGTAAGAAATCTGATAAACCAGTTTTAAAAGGTGCTTTCATTAACAATGAAATCTATATTGGAGATAATCAATTAGATGCGTTAGCAACTATTAAATCTAAAGAAGAGCTTCTTGGAGAACTTATTGGATTATTACAATCTCCAGCTCAAAGAATTATTTCTGCTTTGCAAAACAAATTCGCTGGTAGCGAAGAAGAAGCTGAAGCTTAA
- the rplA gene encoding 50S ribosomal protein L1: MAKLTKKQKEAASKIEKNKLYSLKDAAALLKVVASAKFDESVDIAVRLGVDPRKANQMVRGVVTLPHGTGKDVKVLALVTPDKEAEAKEAGADYVGLDDYLQKIKDGWTDVDVIITMPAVMGKLGPLGRILGPRGLMPNPKTGTVTMDVAKAVQEVKAGKIDFKVDKTGIVHAGIGKVSFGAEQIVDNAHEIIQTLIKLKPTAAKGTYIKGIHLTSTMSPAIALDPKAV, from the coding sequence ATGGCAAAATTAACAAAAAAGCAAAAAGAGGCTGCTTCAAAAATTGAAAAGAACAAATTATACTCTCTAAAAGATGCTGCGGCATTATTGAAAGTTGTTGCTTCAGCAAAATTTGATGAGTCTGTTGATATCGCAGTTCGTTTGGGTGTAGATCCAAGAAAAGCGAATCAAATGGTTAGAGGTGTGGTTACATTACCTCACGGAACAGGTAAAGATGTTAAAGTATTAGCATTAGTTACTCCAGATAAAGAAGCGGAAGCTAAAGAAGCTGGTGCAGACTATGTAGGTCTTGATGACTATTTACAAAAGATTAAAGATGGTTGGACAGATGTTGATGTAATCATCACTATGCCGGCTGTTATGGGTAAATTAGGTCCATTAGGTCGTATTTTAGGACCTAGAGGTTTAATGCCAAACCCTAAAACAGGTACTGTAACTATGGATGTTGCAAAAGCTGTTCAAGAGGTTAAAGCTGGTAAAATTGACTTTAAAGTTGATAAAACTGGTATCGTTCACGCAGGAATTGGTAAAGTTTCTTTTGGAGCTGAGCAAATTGTTGACAACGCACACGAAATTATTCAAACATTAATAAAACTTAAACCAACTGCTGCTAAAGGTACTTACATTAAAGGTATTCACTTAACTAGCACTATGAGTCCAGCTATTGCATTGGATCCAAAAGCAGTATAA
- the rplK gene encoding 50S ribosomal protein L11, which translates to MAKEISKVVKLQVKGGAANPSPPVGPALGAAGVNIMEFCKQFNARTQDKPGKICPVQITVYKDKSFDFVVKTPPAAVQLMEAAKLKSGSGEPNRKKVASVTWEQIRAIAEDKMPDLNAFTVEKAMSMVAGTARSMGITVSGDAPF; encoded by the coding sequence ATGGCTAAAGAAATTAGTAAGGTAGTTAAACTACAAGTTAAGGGAGGTGCTGCGAACCCGTCGCCACCGGTTGGACCTGCTTTAGGAGCTGCTGGGGTAAACATCATGGAGTTTTGTAAGCAATTTAATGCTAGAACTCAGGATAAACCTGGCAAAATATGCCCAGTGCAAATCACTGTGTATAAAGACAAATCATTTGATTTTGTCGTTAAGACTCCTCCAGCAGCAGTTCAGTTAATGGAAGCTGCAAAGCTAAAATCTGGTTCTGGTGAGCCTAATCGTAAAAAAGTAGCTAGTGTTACTTGGGAACAAATTAGAGCTATTGCTGAAGACAAAATGCCTGACTTAAATGCTTTTACAGTAGAAAAAGCAATGAGTATGGTTGCTGGAACAGCTAGATCTATGGGTATAACTGTATCAGGAGATGCTCCTTTTTAA
- the rpoB gene encoding DNA-directed RNA polymerase subunit beta has translation MITNQTERLNFASTKNIPDYPDFLDVQVKSFKDFFQLETKSDERGNEGLYNTFMENFPITDTRNNFVLEFLDYFVDPPRYTIQECIERGLTYSVPLKARLKLYCTDPEHEDFETIVQDVYLGTIPYMTPSGTFVINGAERVVVSQLHRSPGVFFGQSFHANGTKLYSARVIPFKGSWIEFSTDINSVMYAYIDRKKKLPVTTLFRAIGFERDKDILEIFDLAEEIKVSKTGIKKYIGRRLAARVLNTWHEDFVDEDTGEVVSIERNEIILDRDTIIDKDNVEEIIDSNVKSILLHKEDNNQADYAIIHNTLQKDPTNSEKEAVEHIYRQLRNAEPPDEETARGIIDKLFFSDQRYNLGEVGRYRMNKKLALDIPMDKQVLTKEDIITIVKYLIELINSKAEIDDIDHLSNRRVRTVGEQLSQQFGVGLARMARTIRERMNVRDNEVFTPIDLINAKTLSSVINSFFGTNQLSQFMDQTNPLAEITHKRRLSALGPGGLSRERAGFEVRDVHYTHYGRLCPIETPEGPNIGLISSLGVYAKVNGMGFIETPYRKVTNGVVDLESTPVYLSAEEEEGKMIAQANIEMDATGKITASNVIAREEGDFPVVEPSVVHYTDVAPNQIASISASLIPFLEHDDANRALMGSNMMRQAVPLIRPEAPIVGTGLERQVASDSRVLINAEGHGTVEYVDANIITIKYDRTEDERMVSFDADEKTYNLIKFRKTNQGTSINLKPIVRKGDRVIPGQVLSEGYATQNGELALGRNLKVAFMPWKGYNFEDAIVISEKVVRDDIFTSIHVDDYSLEVRDTKLGNEELTNDIPNVSEEATKDLDENGMIRIGAEVKPGDILIGKITPKGESDPTPEEKLLRAIFGDKAGDVKDASLKASPSLHGVVLDKKLFARAVKDKRKRTQDKDALGALEMEFETKFVELKDRLVEKLFLIVNGKTSQGVMNDLGEEVLPKGKKYTQKMLYAVEDFAHLSKGQWVADDATNKMVNDLIHNYKIKLNDLQGALRREKFTITVGDELPSGILKLAKIYIAKKRKLKVGDKMAGRHGNKGIVARIVRHEDMPFLEDGTPVDIVLNPLGVPSRMNIGQIYETVLGWAGMNLGRKFATPIFDGASLDEINALTDEANVPRFGHTYLYDGGTGERFAQKATVGVIYMLKLGHMVDDKMHARSIGPYSLITQQPLGGKAQFGGQRFGEMEVWALEAYGASSTLREILTVKSDDVIGRAKTYEAIVKGETMPEPGLPESFNVLMHELKGLGLDLRLEE, from the coding sequence ATGATAACAAATCAGACTGAAAGATTGAATTTTGCCTCTACAAAAAATATTCCTGACTATCCGGATTTCTTGGATGTTCAGGTTAAATCTTTTAAAGATTTCTTCCAATTAGAAACGAAATCTGACGAAAGAGGCAACGAAGGGTTATACAATACCTTCATGGAAAATTTCCCAATTACAGATACAAGAAATAACTTTGTATTGGAATTCCTAGATTATTTTGTTGATCCGCCGCGTTATACAATTCAAGAATGTATAGAGAGAGGTCTTACTTATAGTGTACCTTTAAAAGCTAGGTTGAAACTATACTGTACAGATCCAGAACACGAAGATTTTGAAACTATTGTGCAAGATGTTTATCTTGGAACAATACCTTACATGACTCCAAGTGGTACTTTTGTAATCAATGGTGCCGAACGTGTTGTAGTATCTCAATTACACCGTTCTCCAGGGGTTTTCTTTGGACAATCATTCCACGCAAATGGAACTAAACTTTATTCTGCCAGAGTAATTCCTTTTAAAGGTTCTTGGATAGAATTTTCTACAGATATCAACAGCGTTATGTACGCTTATATCGATAGAAAGAAAAAATTACCTGTTACAACTTTATTCCGTGCTATCGGTTTCGAAAGAGATAAGGATATCCTTGAAATTTTCGACTTAGCTGAAGAAATTAAAGTTTCTAAAACTGGTATTAAGAAATATATTGGAAGAAGACTTGCTGCGCGTGTATTGAACACATGGCACGAGGATTTCGTAGATGAGGATACTGGAGAGGTAGTTTCTATCGAACGTAACGAAATCATCCTTGATCGTGATACTATTATCGACAAAGATAATGTTGAAGAGATCATTGATTCTAACGTTAAATCTATCTTGTTACATAAAGAGGATAACAATCAAGCAGATTATGCTATTATCCACAACACGTTACAAAAAGATCCAACAAACTCTGAAAAAGAAGCTGTAGAGCACATTTACCGTCAGTTGCGTAACGCTGAACCGCCTGATGAGGAAACTGCTCGTGGTATTATAGATAAATTATTCTTCTCTGATCAACGTTACAACTTAGGTGAAGTTGGTCGTTATAGAATGAACAAAAAATTGGCCTTAGATATCCCTATGGATAAGCAAGTGCTTACCAAAGAAGATATCATTACCATTGTAAAATATTTGATCGAATTGATCAACTCTAAAGCAGAGATTGATGATATTGATCACTTATCAAACCGTCGTGTTAGAACAGTTGGTGAACAATTGTCTCAGCAATTCGGTGTTGGTTTAGCACGTATGGCTAGAACTATTCGTGAGAGAATGAACGTTAGAGATAACGAGGTGTTTACACCAATTGATTTGATCAATGCTAAAACATTATCATCAGTTATCAACTCTTTCTTTGGAACTAACCAGTTATCTCAATTTATGGATCAAACGAATCCATTAGCTGAGATTACGCACAAAAGAAGACTTTCTGCACTTGGACCAGGTGGACTTTCGAGAGAGAGAGCTGGTTTCGAGGTTCGTGACGTTCACTATACTCACTATGGTCGTTTATGTCCGATTGAAACTCCTGAGGGACCAAACATTGGTTTGATTTCATCTCTTGGTGTTTATGCAAAAGTAAACGGAATGGGATTCATCGAAACTCCATACCGTAAAGTAACTAATGGTGTAGTTGATTTAGAAAGTACTCCAGTTTACTTAAGTGCTGAAGAAGAAGAAGGTAAAATGATTGCTCAGGCAAACATTGAAATGGATGCTACAGGTAAAATTACAGCTAGCAATGTTATTGCTCGTGAGGAAGGTGACTTCCCGGTTGTTGAACCTTCTGTAGTTCATTATACAGACGTTGCTCCTAACCAGATTGCATCGATTTCTGCATCTTTGATTCCTTTCTTGGAGCATGATGATGCGAACCGTGCGTTGATGGGATCAAACATGATGCGTCAGGCAGTTCCTTTGATCCGTCCTGAAGCACCAATTGTAGGTACAGGTTTAGAGCGTCAGGTAGCTTCAGATTCAAGAGTATTAATCAATGCTGAAGGGCATGGAACTGTTGAATATGTTGATGCAAATATCATTACTATTAAATACGATCGTACAGAAGACGAAAGAATGGTTAGTTTTGATGCTGATGAGAAAACATACAACCTTATTAAATTTAGAAAAACCAATCAAGGTACAAGTATTAACCTGAAACCTATCGTAAGAAAAGGTGACAGAGTTATTCCTGGACAAGTATTGTCTGAAGGATATGCTACTCAAAATGGAGAATTAGCTTTAGGTAGAAACTTAAAAGTTGCGTTCATGCCATGGAAAGGGTATAACTTCGAGGATGCGATTGTAATTTCTGAAAAAGTAGTTCGTGATGATATTTTTACTTCTATCCACGTTGATGATTATTCATTAGAGGTTAGAGATACTAAGTTAGGAAACGAAGAGTTAACAAACGATATTCCTAACGTTTCTGAAGAAGCTACTAAAGATTTAGATGAAAACGGTATGATTAGAATTGGAGCAGAGGTTAAACCTGGCGACATTTTGATCGGAAAAATTACACCAAAAGGAGAATCAGATCCTACTCCAGAGGAGAAATTGCTTCGTGCAATCTTCGGGGATAAAGCAGGTGATGTAAAAGATGCTTCATTAAAAGCTTCTCCATCTTTACATGGTGTAGTTCTTGACAAAAAATTATTTGCAAGAGCCGTGAAAGATAAACGTAAACGTACTCAGGATAAAGATGCTTTAGGCGCTTTAGAAATGGAATTCGAAACTAAATTTGTTGAATTAAAAGACAGATTGGTTGAGAAATTATTCCTGATCGTTAACGGAAAAACATCTCAAGGTGTAATGAATGATTTGGGTGAAGAAGTTTTACCAAAAGGTAAAAAGTATACTCAAAAAATGCTTTACGCAGTAGAAGATTTTGCTCACTTAAGCAAAGGTCAATGGGTTGCTGATGACGCTACAAATAAAATGGTTAATGATTTAATTCATAACTATAAAATTAAGCTGAACGACTTACAGGGAGCTTTAAGAAGAGAGAAATTCACTATTACAGTTGGGGATGAATTACCATCTGGAATCTTGAAATTGGCTAAAATCTATATCGCTAAAAAACGTAAGTTAAAAGTTGGTGATAAAATGGCAGGACGTCACGGTAACAAAGGTATTGTTGCAAGAATCGTTCGTCATGAAGATATGCCTTTCTTAGAAGATGGAACACCGGTAGATATCGTATTGAATCCACTTGGGGTACCTTCACGTATGAACATTGGTCAGATTTATGAGACTGTTCTTGGATGGGCTGGTATGAACTTGGGTAGAAAATTTGCTACTCCAATTTTTGACGGTGCTTCTCTTGACGAAATCAATGCTTTGACTGATGAGGCTAACGTACCACGTTTCGGACATACATATCTTTATGATGGTGGAACTGGAGAGCGTTTTGCACAAAAAGCAACTGTGGGTGTAATTTATATGCTTAAATTAGGACACATGGTTGATGATAAGATGCACGCACGTTCTATCGGACCATACTCATTGATTACGCAACAACCACTTGGAGGTAAAGCTCAATTTGGAGGTCAGCGTTTTGGAGAGATGGAGGTTTGGGCACTTGAGGCTTATGGAGCTTCTAGTACTTTACGTGAAATCTTAACTGTTAAGTCTGATGACGTTATTGGTAGAGCTAAAACTTACGAAGCTATCGTTAAGGGTGAAACTATGCCAGAACCAGGTTTACCAGAATCATTCAATGTATTAATGCACGAATTGAAAGGTCTAGGATTAGATCTTCGTTTGGAAGAATAA